The following are from one region of the Mesorhizobium sp. B4-1-4 genome:
- the ppaT gene encoding pyridoxamine--pyruvate transaminase has protein sequence MRYLEHADPVITLTTGPVNAYAEVLRGLSRTVLYDYDPAFQLFYEKVVDKAQEAMRLSNKPVILHGEPVLGLEAAAASLITPDDVVLNLASGVYGKGFGYWAKRYSPHLLEIEVPYNEAIDPQAVADMLKAHPEITIVAVCHHDTPSGTINPIDAIGALVSAHGGYLIVDAVSSFGGMKTHPEDCKADIYVTGPNKCLGAPPGLTMMGISERAWVKMKANPLAPRASMLSIVDWENAWSREKPFPFTPSVSQINGLDVALDLYLNEGPEAVWARHTLTARAMRAGVAAMGLSIWAINDKIASPTTTAVRTPDGVDEKALRQAARARYGVVFSSGRGETLRKLTRIGHMGPTAQPIYAIAALTALGGAMNAAGQKLAVGKGIDAALAVIDADA, from the coding sequence ATGCGCTATCTCGAACACGCCGATCCGGTCATCACCCTGACCACGGGGCCGGTGAACGCCTACGCGGAAGTGCTGCGCGGCCTCAGCCGCACGGTGCTCTACGATTACGACCCGGCATTCCAGCTCTTCTACGAGAAGGTGGTCGACAAGGCGCAAGAGGCGATGCGGCTGTCGAACAAGCCCGTCATCCTGCATGGCGAGCCGGTGCTGGGCCTGGAAGCGGCGGCAGCGTCGCTGATCACGCCCGACGACGTCGTGCTCAACCTTGCCTCGGGTGTCTACGGCAAGGGGTTCGGCTATTGGGCAAAACGCTACTCGCCGCATCTGCTTGAGATCGAGGTGCCCTACAACGAGGCGATCGACCCGCAGGCGGTCGCCGACATGCTGAAGGCGCATCCGGAAATCACGATCGTTGCCGTCTGCCATCACGACACGCCATCGGGCACCATCAATCCGATCGACGCCATCGGCGCGCTGGTTTCGGCGCATGGTGGTTATCTCATCGTCGACGCCGTCTCGTCCTTCGGTGGCATGAAGACGCATCCGGAGGACTGCAAGGCCGACATCTATGTCACCGGCCCGAACAAATGCCTGGGAGCACCTCCCGGCCTGACGATGATGGGCATCAGCGAGCGCGCCTGGGTCAAGATGAAGGCCAATCCCCTGGCACCACGCGCGTCGATGTTGAGCATCGTCGACTGGGAGAATGCCTGGTCGCGCGAGAAGCCGTTCCCGTTCACGCCATCGGTCTCCCAAATCAACGGGCTCGATGTGGCGCTCGACCTCTATCTCAACGAGGGGCCGGAGGCCGTGTGGGCGCGCCACACGCTGACGGCAAGGGCCATGCGCGCGGGCGTCGCCGCCATGGGCCTGTCGATCTGGGCGATCAACGACAAGATTGCGTCGCCGACCACGACCGCTGTCCGGACACCGGATGGCGTCGACGAGAAGGCGCTTCGCCAGGCCGCGCGCGCTCGCTACGGCGTGGTGTTTTCGTCAGGTCGCGGCGAAACGCTGAGGAAGCTGACGCGCATCGGCCATATGGGCCCGACCGCGCAGCCGATCTATGCAATCGCGGCGTTGACGGCGCTGGGCGGCGCCATGAACGCGGCCGGCCAGAAGCTTGCGGTCGGCAAGGGCATCGACGCGGCGCTGGCCGTGATCGACGCCGACGCCTGA
- a CDS encoding LacI family DNA-binding transcriptional regulator: MTSRSSKNPTIIEVARRAGVSSATAGRVLGDYGYSSPEVQEKVRAAAAALGYRPNRLAKGLITGKTQTIGVVVGDIESPFYASVLRGIGDVARSGGFGVIVTNSDENAELEREAVQLLLEKQVDGLIVSSTFVDEPDHLREAIAARCPVVQFDRIAAGLETDSVVVDNVSATRSGIATMIAAGHGRIAILAELGPGQRDDVGSFVANTDLSSADVRYHHPSWQRLLGYLEAHRAAGIKPDLRLIRRVAVYSSEAARKEALDLLTMRDAPSALFTADGVMSTGVLEATSALKLAIPGDVSLLCFDDLDWMQFVAQGITAIAQPAHLIGAEAAELLLKRLAETMIPFEHRVLTARLVERSSIAVYTDA, translated from the coding sequence GTGACTTCAAGATCATCAAAAAACCCAACCATCATCGAGGTCGCTCGCCGGGCCGGGGTGAGTTCCGCCACGGCAGGGCGCGTACTTGGTGATTACGGCTACAGCAGCCCCGAAGTTCAGGAGAAAGTGCGCGCCGCCGCAGCCGCGCTGGGCTATCGCCCCAACCGCCTGGCCAAAGGTTTAATCACCGGCAAGACGCAGACCATCGGGGTTGTGGTCGGCGACATCGAAAGCCCATTCTATGCCAGCGTGCTGCGCGGAATTGGGGACGTCGCGCGTAGCGGCGGCTTCGGTGTCATCGTTACGAACAGTGACGAAAATGCCGAACTCGAACGAGAGGCGGTTCAGCTCCTGCTTGAAAAGCAGGTCGACGGACTGATCGTCTCATCGACCTTTGTGGACGAGCCGGATCATCTGCGGGAGGCCATCGCGGCCCGCTGTCCCGTCGTGCAGTTCGATCGCATCGCGGCGGGTCTGGAAACCGATTCAGTCGTGGTCGACAACGTTTCTGCAACGCGCAGCGGCATCGCGACGATGATCGCGGCCGGCCACGGCCGCATCGCCATACTGGCGGAACTCGGGCCCGGCCAGCGCGATGATGTCGGCTCCTTTGTGGCAAACACCGATCTCTCCAGCGCTGATGTTCGCTATCATCATCCAAGCTGGCAAAGGCTATTGGGTTATCTGGAAGCCCATCGTGCCGCAGGCATCAAGCCGGATCTGCGGTTGATCCGTCGCGTGGCGGTTTATTCGAGCGAGGCAGCCCGCAAGGAGGCGCTCGACCTGTTGACGATGCGCGATGCGCCGTCTGCCCTTTTTACCGCCGATGGTGTGATGTCGACAGGGGTTTTGGAGGCGACTTCCGCACTGAAACTTGCGATTCCGGGAGACGTATCGTTGCTTTGCTTCGACGATCTCGACTGGATGCAGTTCGTGGCCCAAGGCATCACCGCCATAGCGCAGCCGGCGCATCTGATTGGAGCGGAAGCCGCGGAACTCCTCTTGAAGAGACTGGCCGAGACCATGATACCTTTCGAGCACCGTGTCTTGACGGCCCGTCTGGTGGAGCGCAGTTCGATCGCCGTCTATACCGACGCATAA
- a CDS encoding ABC transporter permease — MDLFIAIFTGTIIAATPLIFAALGELVVEKSGVLNLGIEGMMLMGAALAFWAVTAGYSMPVAILAGALAGAAASLLFGVLALTFLTNQYAAGLALAIFGSGVSAFLGRGFGSEPIEALRGVSIPVLSDLPLVGPLLFRFDPMVYLALLMFVAISWFLYRTKAGLVLRTIGESPQTSHAIGYPVIRIRYMAVLFGGAMAGLAGAYLSVAYTPLWVENMTAGKGWIALALVVFATWRPVRVLLGAWLFGGMTILQLQGQALGLEVPSELLSALPYLATIVVLVLISRNRQMLALHFPASLAKPFRPAN, encoded by the coding sequence ATGGATCTCTTCATCGCCATCTTCACCGGCACCATCATCGCCGCCACGCCGCTGATATTCGCAGCGCTTGGCGAGCTCGTGGTCGAGAAGTCCGGCGTGCTCAATCTCGGCATAGAAGGCATGATGCTGATGGGCGCCGCCCTCGCCTTCTGGGCCGTCACCGCGGGCTATTCCATGCCGGTCGCGATCCTTGCCGGCGCGTTGGCAGGCGCCGCCGCATCGCTGCTGTTCGGCGTGCTGGCGTTGACCTTCCTGACCAACCAATATGCGGCCGGTCTGGCGCTGGCGATTTTCGGCTCCGGCGTGTCCGCCTTCCTCGGGCGCGGCTTCGGCAGCGAACCGATCGAAGCGCTGCGCGGCGTCAGCATCCCGGTTCTGTCCGACCTGCCGCTGGTCGGGCCGCTGCTTTTCCGCTTCGACCCGATGGTCTACCTGGCCCTGCTGATGTTCGTCGCCATAAGCTGGTTTCTCTACCGCACAAAAGCCGGCCTCGTTCTGCGCACGATCGGCGAGTCGCCACAGACGTCCCATGCGATCGGCTATCCCGTGATCAGGATACGCTATATGGCGGTGCTGTTCGGTGGCGCGATGGCCGGCCTGGCCGGTGCTTATCTTTCGGTCGCGTACACGCCCCTATGGGTCGAGAACATGACCGCCGGCAAAGGCTGGATCGCGCTGGCACTGGTGGTCTTCGCCACATGGCGGCCGGTCCGCGTCTTGCTTGGCGCATGGCTGTTCGGCGGCATGACCATCCTCCAGCTGCAGGGACAGGCGCTGGGACTGGAGGTGCCGTCCGAACTGTTGTCGGCCCTGCCGTATCTGGCGACGATCGTCGTATTGGTCCTTATTTCGCGAAATCGTCAAATGCTTGCACTGCATTTTCCAGCCTCGCTCGCGAAACCATTTCGGCCGGCAAACTAA
- a CDS encoding SDR family oxidoreductase: protein MRMKSEIAGEAAKQRHIQRSIDAKDKSRPKAKQQGAMQAGARNYPEPPFPEQHQPKPGHEWAIEPAPLYDAPYYLGSKKLDGKVALITGGDSGIGRSVAVLFAREGADIAIVYLAEDKDAQETKVAVEKEGASCILVKADVSKREHCQRAVAETAEKFGRIDVLVNNAAFQIHSQDFSELTEEHFDTTLKTNLYGYFHMAQEAVPHMKPGSAIINTGSVTGIEGSKALVDYSMTKGGIHAFTRALSGSLIGKGIRVNAVAPGPVWTPLNPADKEADDVAKFGADTPMKRPAQPEELAPAYVFLASPHCSSYITGEILPVVGGY, encoded by the coding sequence ATGCGGATGAAATCGGAAATCGCCGGCGAGGCGGCCAAGCAGCGCCACATCCAGCGCAGCATCGATGCAAAGGACAAATCGAGACCCAAAGCCAAACAGCAAGGCGCCATGCAGGCAGGCGCGCGAAATTACCCCGAACCGCCCTTCCCCGAGCAGCACCAGCCAAAGCCTGGGCATGAGTGGGCGATCGAGCCCGCTCCGCTTTACGACGCGCCCTACTACCTCGGATCGAAAAAACTCGACGGCAAAGTCGCCTTGATCACAGGTGGCGATTCCGGCATCGGCCGTTCCGTAGCGGTTTTGTTTGCCCGAGAAGGCGCCGACATTGCGATCGTCTACCTGGCGGAGGACAAGGACGCCCAAGAGACAAAAGTGGCTGTCGAGAAGGAGGGCGCAAGTTGCATCCTGGTGAAGGCCGATGTCAGCAAGCGCGAACATTGCCAGAGGGCGGTGGCGGAGACGGCTGAAAAATTCGGGCGGATCGACGTGCTGGTCAATAATGCGGCTTTCCAGATTCACTCCCAGGATTTCAGCGAACTGACCGAAGAGCATTTCGACACCACGCTGAAGACCAATCTCTACGGCTATTTTCATATGGCTCAGGAGGCCGTGCCGCACATGAAACCCGGCTCGGCCATCATCAACACCGGCTCGGTCACGGGTATCGAGGGCTCGAAGGCGCTGGTCGACTATTCCATGACCAAGGGCGGCATCCATGCCTTTACGCGAGCGCTCTCCGGCAGCCTGATCGGCAAGGGTATACGAGTGAACGCCGTGGCGCCGGGTCCGGTATGGACGCCGCTCAATCCAGCGGACAAGGAAGCAGATGATGTGGCGAAGTTTGGCGCCGACACGCCGATGAAACGACCGGCGCAACCTGAAGAACTCGCGCCCGCCTATGTGTTCCTCGCCTCGCCGCACTGCTCGAGCTACATCACCGGCGAGATATTGCCGGTCGTCGGCGGATATTGA
- a CDS encoding PfkB family carbohydrate kinase, producing MVKIAAMGDNVVDCYLARGEMYPGGNCLNVAVNVSRFGGQAAYVGAIGRDRAGDLIHAALSSERVDVSRLRRLDGPTAYCLIGHHNADRIFLTFDLGVSMFTPNREDLDFLSGFQATHIGQSSGLDAWIPEIASKSLVSYDFSTRREVEHRYSIGRHCYLASVSGDGLDDKESDAIASELLACGSKWVLVTRGRAGALLRSHSVSCRVAARLVEPVDTLGAGDTFIARTLFGLLKQEAPENILGQAAEAAAATCQHYGAVGHAAAIDLGAITSEILIRARRLQDETA from the coding sequence ATGGTCAAGATTGCCGCGATGGGCGATAACGTTGTCGATTGCTATCTTGCCCGTGGCGAGATGTATCCTGGCGGCAACTGCCTCAATGTGGCGGTCAATGTCAGCCGCTTCGGTGGGCAGGCGGCATATGTCGGAGCGATCGGCAGAGACCGTGCCGGGGACCTGATCCACGCCGCGCTGTCATCGGAGCGCGTCGACGTCAGTCGGCTGCGCCGCCTCGACGGGCCCACCGCCTACTGCCTCATAGGTCACCACAATGCCGATCGGATTTTCCTGACCTTCGATCTCGGCGTGTCGATGTTCACGCCGAACCGAGAAGATCTCGATTTTCTCTCGGGCTTTCAGGCCACCCACATCGGTCAGTCTAGCGGGCTCGATGCATGGATACCGGAGATTGCCAGTAAATCGCTGGTCTCTTACGATTTTTCGACGCGGCGGGAAGTGGAGCATCGCTATTCGATTGGACGCCACTGCTATCTGGCCTCTGTGTCGGGTGACGGTCTCGATGACAAGGAATCGGACGCAATTGCATCCGAATTGCTTGCATGTGGTTCCAAATGGGTCCTTGTCACGCGTGGTCGGGCCGGTGCACTGCTTCGCAGCCACTCCGTCTCCTGCCGCGTCGCGGCGCGACTGGTCGAACCGGTCGACACGCTGGGCGCGGGCGACACATTCATCGCCCGAACGCTGTTCGGCCTGCTTAAGCAGGAGGCACCTGAGAACATCCTCGGCCAAGCCGCAGAGGCAGCGGCGGCTACCTGCCAGCACTACGGGGCGGTCGGCCATGCGGCGGCGATCGATTTAGGCGCGATCACGTCCGAAATCCTCATCCGAGCACGGCGCCTACAAGACGAAACGGCGTAG
- a CDS encoding SIS domain-containing protein, with the protein MISALPADVEQALAATAGRRFSHLFLVACGGSLSIMMAGKYFVDRHSGTMACDIYNADEFVCRDPRRLGPDTLVILCSQTGTTKETVRAASHARDRGATTIGMTLDQTSPLARAVDHSVAYQASYTTGKTIDSAYSNYGVLYMVLAGLIDDRENAGLTADLLISLGHLQPAIDRAHQTYEDRFQAFAPRFAPRKAIYTLASGASYGAAYSYAICVLMEMQRYDSQAIHANEFFHGPFEVVDEDAGFIVMLGLDETRRLTERARDFLFKYGSRENILLVDATELDLTGMADRIKPYLVPLVFFDTLWRFAYKLADLRDRPMLEGRRYMKKLKDY; encoded by the coding sequence ATGATTTCCGCACTGCCCGCCGATGTAGAACAGGCCCTGGCTGCTACGGCGGGCAGGCGGTTTTCGCATCTGTTTCTCGTGGCGTGCGGCGGCTCGCTCTCCATCATGATGGCAGGAAAATACTTCGTCGACCGTCACAGCGGCACGATGGCCTGCGACATCTACAATGCGGATGAGTTCGTCTGCCGTGATCCGCGGCGTTTGGGACCCGATACGCTCGTCATTCTTTGCTCGCAGACCGGAACAACCAAGGAAACCGTGCGGGCAGCCAGTCATGCACGGGACCGAGGCGCCACTACGATTGGCATGACACTCGACCAAACATCGCCGCTTGCTCGGGCCGTCGACCACTCGGTCGCCTACCAGGCTTCCTATACGACCGGCAAAACAATCGATTCAGCCTACAGCAACTACGGAGTGCTCTACATGGTGCTCGCTGGGCTGATCGATGATCGAGAGAATGCCGGATTGACCGCCGACCTGCTGATCAGCCTCGGCCATCTCCAGCCGGCGATCGATCGTGCGCACCAAACCTATGAAGACCGGTTTCAGGCCTTTGCACCCCGCTTCGCGCCGCGCAAGGCAATCTATACCCTTGCCAGCGGCGCCAGCTATGGCGCGGCCTATTCGTACGCAATCTGCGTTTTGATGGAGATGCAGCGGTACGATTCGCAGGCCATCCATGCCAACGAGTTCTTCCACGGGCCTTTCGAGGTGGTGGACGAGGATGCCGGCTTCATCGTGATGCTGGGTCTGGACGAGACGCGGCGCCTCACCGAACGCGCACGCGACTTTCTTTTCAAATATGGTAGCCGTGAGAACATCCTGCTTGTGGACGCAACGGAACTCGACCTCACGGGCATGGCAGATCGGATCAAGCCTTATCTCGTGCCCCTGGTCTTCTTCGACACTCTATGGCGGTTTGCCTATAAGCTGGCCGATCTGCGCGACCGGCCGATGCTTGAGGGCCGGCGCTACATGAAGAAGCTGAAGGACTACTAG
- a CDS encoding NAD(P)/FAD-dependent oxidoreductase, protein MTASPKPRQVIVVGAGIFGVSSALHLARLGLDVTIVNDGAPANGASGRSLSWLNSARRADTAYHRLRLAGIDRYRTLAATKPETASWLRFDGGLTWDADEETNQIVSIWQLEQDIGYDALLLSPAEVAAVTPGVNADAISPQGAIFNPGEGWVDLPALIDRLLNEFRAKGGKLVEDAGPVRIDVTGGRARGVVTAGGEPLRADSVLLAVGPATPAALAEIDVHVPDATPISLLLKTQPIKTDLRAVLNTPRVAVRPTRDGALVLDSAWSEEEVVANSDGTYTVHDKTVQGLLDEASAVLDGNPRLQLAAYAVGPKPIPGDGEPVLGELETVPGLHLAFSHSGATLGLIVGELLAREIVSGNPHPMLATFRASRFS, encoded by the coding sequence ATGACCGCATCCCCAAAGCCGCGCCAGGTGATCGTCGTCGGCGCAGGTATCTTTGGTGTCTCCTCCGCTCTGCATCTTGCTCGTCTTGGCCTCGATGTGACGATCGTGAACGATGGTGCGCCGGCCAATGGGGCCTCGGGCCGTTCACTTTCCTGGTTGAACTCGGCGCGGCGCGCCGACACTGCCTATCACCGCTTGAGGCTCGCTGGCATCGACCGCTATCGCACGCTGGCCGCTACAAAGCCGGAAACGGCATCGTGGCTCCGCTTCGACGGCGGCCTGACCTGGGATGCGGACGAGGAGACAAACCAGATCGTCTCGATCTGGCAGTTGGAGCAGGACATCGGCTATGACGCCCTGTTGCTCAGCCCGGCGGAAGTTGCCGCCGTGACGCCCGGTGTCAATGCCGATGCGATCAGTCCACAGGGGGCGATCTTCAATCCTGGCGAGGGATGGGTCGACTTGCCCGCTCTGATCGATCGGCTGCTCAATGAATTCCGCGCCAAAGGCGGCAAGCTTGTCGAGGATGCCGGCCCCGTGCGGATTGATGTTACGGGGGGCCGCGCTCGCGGCGTCGTCACCGCTGGTGGCGAGCCACTAAGGGCGGATTCAGTGCTGCTTGCCGTTGGACCAGCCACTCCCGCCGCGCTCGCCGAGATTGACGTTCATGTCCCCGACGCCACGCCGATTTCGCTGCTCCTGAAAACCCAACCGATCAAGACTGACCTTCGTGCCGTTCTGAACACGCCGCGGGTGGCGGTGCGGCCAACGCGCGATGGTGCGCTTGTTTTGGATTCGGCATGGTCGGAGGAAGAGGTCGTCGCCAACTCGGACGGCACCTACACCGTGCACGACAAGACCGTCCAAGGACTGCTCGACGAAGCCAGTGCAGTGCTCGACGGCAATCCGCGTCTCCAGCTCGCCGCCTACGCCGTCGGCCCGAAGCCTATCCCCGGCGACGGCGAGCCGGTGCTTGGAGAACTCGAGACCGTCCCTGGTCTCCACCTTGCCTTCAGCCACAGCGGCGCCACGCTCGGACTGATTGTCGGCGAGTTGCTTGCCCGCGAGATCGTCTCGGGCAATCCACACCCAATGCTCGCAACCTTCCGCGCCAGCCGTTTCAGCTAA
- a CDS encoding ABC transporter substrate-binding protein, translating to MQTNSSRRRLIKCGLAATIALVTGFATLVASTQSKAAGNPYNLIDPSAISVGTMGDAKPYVFTDANGNFTGFDAELFRDVAHRLGFKDEQVVFTGQEFSALLPSVANGRFDVAVAAIGTTAERKKTVDFSDGYLAGYLSIISADPALTSNESTAGKRIGVIQGTLQEIYAEKNLKGDIVKFPDNNTAVAALNNGTIDGHFTDYESAKQYVERYKNLKITMNVPSFDAPAGFVVKKGNDAFREALNKALHEAMDDGTWKRLHEKWFPGTPMPDQYLPKK from the coding sequence ATGCAAACGAATTCGAGCAGGCGTCGGCTGATCAAATGTGGTCTGGCCGCGACCATTGCGCTGGTGACCGGATTTGCAACTTTGGTCGCGTCAACGCAGTCAAAGGCGGCCGGCAATCCCTACAACCTCATTGATCCTTCGGCGATCAGTGTCGGGACGATGGGCGATGCAAAACCTTATGTCTTCACCGACGCCAATGGCAATTTCACGGGGTTCGACGCGGAACTGTTCCGTGACGTGGCCCACCGGCTCGGTTTCAAGGACGAGCAGGTCGTTTTCACCGGCCAGGAATTCTCGGCGCTGCTGCCATCCGTTGCCAACGGCCGTTTCGACGTGGCCGTTGCCGCCATCGGCACGACCGCGGAGCGCAAGAAGACCGTGGATTTCAGCGACGGCTACCTCGCTGGCTACCTGTCGATCATCTCCGCCGATCCGGCTCTGACCAGCAATGAGAGCACCGCCGGAAAGCGCATCGGCGTGATCCAGGGAACACTGCAGGAAATCTATGCCGAGAAGAACCTGAAGGGTGACATCGTCAAATTTCCCGACAACAACACCGCGGTGGCTGCACTCAATAACGGAACGATCGATGGCCATTTCACCGACTACGAGTCGGCCAAGCAGTATGTCGAGCGCTATAAAAACCTGAAGATAACGATGAACGTGCCGTCCTTCGATGCGCCGGCCGGATTCGTGGTCAAGAAAGGCAACGACGCCTTCCGGGAGGCCCTGAACAAGGCACTGCACGAGGCCATGGACGACGGCACCTGGAAGCGGTTGCATGAGAAATGGTTTCCGGGCACCCCGATGCCGGATCAATATTTGCCCAAGAAGTAA
- a CDS encoding MBL fold metallo-hydrolase, with amino-acid sequence MNSYATSSTGIQEEHQTIPGALALLGLEPKDIDVVVNSHFHFDHCGGNKYFPHAKKICHRTEVPQACNPQPFEHLGYSDLSFSAEAAEARGATAQLLEGTRAPPSRGSKAMSNSPRGSS; translated from the coding sequence GTGAATTCGTACGCCACGTCCTCGACCGGGATCCAGGAAGAGCATCAGACCATTCCCGGGGCGCTGGCGCTGCTCGGGCTCGAGCCGAAGGACATCGACGTCGTCGTCAACTCGCATTTCCATTTCGACCATTGCGGCGGCAACAAGTATTTTCCGCATGCCAAGAAGATCTGCCATCGCACCGAGGTGCCGCAGGCCTGCAATCCGCAGCCTTTCGAGCATCTCGGCTATTCCGACCTGAGCTTCTCGGCGGAGGCTGCGGAGGCGCGTGGCGCAACCGCGCAGCTGCTGGAGGGCACACGCGCGCCACCTTCGAGGGGATCGAAGGCGATGTCGAACTCGCCAAGGGGGTCAAGTTGA
- a CDS encoding SDR family NAD(P)-dependent oxidoreductase → MTERLAGKTALVTGAAQGIGKAIAARLAADGATVIVSDINADGAKAAAATIGGKTKAIAADISDPGSVKALFAEIQALTGGIDMG, encoded by the coding sequence ATGACTGAACGGCTTGCGGGAAAGACGGCCCTGGTGACGGGCGCCGCGCAAGGCATCGGCAAGGCGATCGCGGCGCGGCTGGCAGCCGACGGCGCGACCGTCATCGTCAGCGACATCAACGCAGACGGCGCCAAGGCGGCGGCCGCCACGATCGGCGGCAAGACGAAGGCGATCGCCGCCGACATTTCCGATCCCGGATCGGTCAAGGCCCTGTTTGCCGAGATACAGGCGCTGACCGGCGGCATCGATATGGGCTAG
- a CDS encoding amino acid ABC transporter permease/ATP-binding protein → MSWFDTFSRSFLDFQAMAEVLPNMVMVGLKNTLILALASTFFGTLIGIVLAVMGISENRLLKLLARVYTDIFRGLPAIVTILIIGQGFARLGRDLFGPSPYPLGILALSLIAGAYIGEIFRAGIQSVERGQLDATRTLGMTYGQGMRLVVIPQGIRRVLPALVNQFIGNVKDSSLVYFLGLLASERELFRVGQDQAVLTGNLSPLLLAGVFYLVITVPLTHLVNYIDARMRVGKRIVAVQSGLKEVAELAEAGAPELARSSVAVTTRFKGGSIEVKNIDMAYGNLQVLYDVSLKVEPGTVTCLIGPSGSGKSTLLRCLNRLVECRAGDILLDGESIHKSTPDQLRRRVGMVFQQFNLFPDRSALANITLALRKVKGVSREKADSLAQERLRDVGLLERKDHRPANLSGGQQQRVAIARALALEPEVMLFDEVTSALDPELVKGVLNLMADLGQRGMTMVVVTHEMNFARKVANQVVFMDEGRIVEAGRPQDLFDNPQSPRLRRFLSEVL, encoded by the coding sequence ATGAGCTGGTTCGATACCTTCTCGCGCAGCTTCCTCGATTTCCAGGCGATGGCGGAAGTTCTGCCGAACATGGTCATGGTCGGCCTCAAGAACACCCTGATCCTGGCCCTTGCCTCGACATTCTTCGGCACGCTCATCGGCATCGTGCTGGCCGTCATGGGGATATCGGAGAACCGCCTCCTCAAACTCCTGGCGCGCGTCTACACCGACATCTTTCGTGGGCTTCCCGCCATCGTCACCATTCTGATCATTGGCCAAGGCTTTGCCCGGCTGGGCCGCGATCTGTTCGGTCCGTCGCCCTATCCGCTGGGTATTCTAGCGCTCAGCCTGATTGCTGGTGCCTACATAGGAGAAATCTTCCGCGCCGGCATTCAGAGCGTCGAGCGCGGACAACTCGACGCCACGCGCACGCTCGGCATGACCTATGGCCAAGGCATGAGGCTGGTGGTCATTCCCCAAGGTATCCGCCGCGTGCTGCCCGCACTGGTCAACCAGTTCATCGGCAACGTCAAGGATTCCAGCCTTGTCTACTTCCTCGGGCTTCTCGCTTCGGAACGCGAACTGTTTCGGGTGGGGCAAGATCAGGCCGTCCTGACCGGCAACCTCTCACCGCTTTTGCTGGCGGGCGTATTCTACCTGGTGATCACCGTGCCTTTGACCCACCTTGTCAACTACATCGATGCGCGCATGCGCGTTGGCAAGCGCATCGTTGCTGTGCAGAGCGGACTCAAGGAAGTCGCCGAGCTTGCCGAAGCGGGCGCGCCGGAGCTTGCAAGGTCGTCCGTGGCAGTGACGACCCGGTTCAAGGGCGGCAGCATTGAAGTCAAAAACATCGATATGGCCTATGGCAACCTTCAGGTCCTGTATGACGTCAGTCTGAAAGTAGAGCCAGGGACCGTCACATGCCTCATCGGGCCATCCGGGTCGGGCAAATCAACATTGCTGCGATGCCTGAACCGGCTCGTCGAATGTCGCGCGGGGGATATTCTGCTCGATGGCGAAAGCATTCACAAGTCGACGCCTGATCAGCTTCGCCGGCGCGTCGGCATGGTTTTCCAGCAGTTCAATCTGTTTCCCGATCGCAGCGCGCTCGCCAACATCACTTTGGCACTGCGCAAGGTCAAAGGCGTGTCGCGCGAAAAGGCCGACAGCTTGGCCCAGGAACGCCTCCGGGACGTCGGGTTGCTGGAGCGCAAGGATCACCGGCCGGCCAATCTTTCGGGCGGACAACAACAGCGGGTGGCTATTGCGCGGGCATTGGCGCTCGAACCCGAAGTCATGCTTTTCGATGAGGTCACCAGCGCCCTTGATCCGGAACTGGTGAAAGGCGTCCTGAATTTGATGGCCGACCTTGGGCAAAGGGGAATGACCATGGTTGTGGTCACGCACGAGATGAATTTCGCTCGCAAGGTCGCGAACCAGGTTGTGTTCATGGATGAGGGCCGGATCGTCGAAGCAGGGCGGCCGCAGGATCTTTTCGACAATCCGCAGAGCCCACGGCTTCGGCGCTTTCTGTCCGAGGTGTTGTGA